One window from the genome of [Clostridium] celerecrescens 18A encodes:
- a CDS encoding phosphotransferase family protein has product MAAQLIATTATKKVFRDGDKAIKVFNADFPKADVLNEALITARVEEVGGINVPKVLEVGVFEGKWSITFDFIEGKTLQQLMDENPDKLPEYMENMVDLHLSILSKQCPLLNKLKDKMSRQILDTEELEDVTRYDMRTQLDSMPKHTKLCHGDFNPSNIVVTDDGTMFVLDWVHATQGNASADVARTYLLFCLQDQNKADMYMNLFCKKTGTAKKYVQTWLPMVAAAQLSKRRPEEAELLQQWATVCDYQ; this is encoded by the coding sequence ATGGCAGCACAATTAATTGCTACAACTGCAACAAAAAAGGTCTTTCGTGATGGAGATAAAGCGATCAAGGTTTTTAACGCTGATTTCCCAAAGGCAGATGTATTGAATGAAGCATTGATTACGGCCCGCGTGGAAGAAGTCGGCGGAATCAATGTTCCTAAGGTTTTAGAGGTTGGTGTTTTCGAGGGAAAGTGGTCCATTACCTTTGATTTCATTGAAGGCAAGACTCTCCAACAGCTCATGGATGAAAATCCTGATAAATTACCGGAATACATGGAGAATATGGTAGATCTTCATTTGAGTATTCTGTCAAAGCAGTGCCCGCTTCTTAATAAGCTGAAAGATAAGATGTCACGGCAGATTCTGGATACGGAAGAATTAGAGGATGTAACCAGATACGATATGCGGACGCAGCTGGACAGTATGCCTAAGCATACAAAATTATGCCATGGAGATTTTAATCCCAGCAATATTGTGGTAACAGATGACGGAACCATGTTTGTTCTGGACTGGGTACACGCGACTCAGGGAAATGCCAGCGCGGATGTGGCAAGAACTTATCTGCTGTTCTGTCTGCAGGACCAGAATAAGGCAGACATGTATATGAATCTGTTTTGTAAGAAGACCGGTACTGCAAAGAAATATGTGCAGACCTGGCTTCCCATGGTTGCTGCTGCCCAGCTTTCAAAGAGAAGACCGGAAGAGGCGGAATTGCTGCAGCAGTGGGCCACCGTTTGTGATTATCAGTAA
- a CDS encoding DUF3783 domain-containing protein — translation MTARKEMVLYYQPEKDRQSGNDTKAAKLKAVLVRMGIRIKNISPEQVNQTVGYLAGLDGFEEKEQEGCPGVEEEILVMKNFSNRRIDELLLNLRRAGVPKIDLKAVITDTNCKWNFYDLYLELKKEHDTMSGTIETDSKDAEANETETV, via the coding sequence ATGACGGCGAGAAAAGAAATGGTCCTGTATTATCAGCCTGAGAAGGACAGGCAGAGCGGAAATGATACAAAGGCCGCGAAGCTTAAAGCAGTTCTTGTCCGTATGGGGATACGGATTAAAAACATTTCCCCGGAACAGGTGAATCAGACCGTAGGATATCTGGCAGGCTTAGACGGCTTTGAAGAAAAGGAGCAGGAGGGCTGCCCTGGTGTGGAAGAGGAGATCCTGGTAATGAAAAATTTTTCAAACCGCCGGATTGACGAACTGCTCTTAAACTTAAGGCGGGCCGGAGTTCCTAAAATCGACTTAAAAGCGGTAATCACCGATACCAATTGTAAATGGAATTTCTATGACCTGTATCTGGAGCTTAAGAAAGAACATGATACCATGTCAGGAACGATTGAGACAGACTCGAAGGACGCGGAAGCGAACGAAACAGAAACGGTTTAA
- a CDS encoding diaminopimelate dehydrogenase: MTIKIGIAGYGNLGKGVECAIRHNPDLELSAVFTRRDPASLTLLTPGVKVYSMEDAISKKDSIDVMILCGGSAVDLPVQTPLLARHFNVVDSFDTHARIPQHFEAVDGSAKEGNKVGIISVGWDPGMFSLNRLYGESILPGGHDYTFWGRGVSQGHSDAIRRIEGVRDARQYTIPVEGALEAVRSGKNPELSTREKHTRECFVVAEDNADLDRIREEIVTMPNYFADYDTTVHFISEEDLIRDHGGIPHGGFVISTGKTGWEDENRHVIEYSLKLDSNPEFTASVLTAYARAAYRLNQEGQSGCKTVLDIAPAYLSAFSGKELRGRLL; encoded by the coding sequence ATGACGATAAAAATAGGTATTGCAGGATATGGAAATCTGGGAAAAGGAGTGGAATGTGCCATCCGCCATAATCCGGATCTTGAGCTTTCTGCCGTATTTACCAGAAGAGATCCGGCATCATTAACCCTTCTTACTCCGGGTGTAAAGGTGTATTCCATGGAGGACGCTATTTCAAAAAAGGACTCCATTGATGTGATGATCCTCTGCGGTGGAAGCGCGGTAGATCTTCCGGTACAGACTCCCCTTCTTGCCAGACATTTTAATGTAGTGGACAGCTTTGACACCCATGCACGGATTCCCCAGCATTTTGAAGCAGTGGATGGGTCGGCAAAGGAAGGAAATAAGGTTGGGATCATATCCGTTGGCTGGGATCCGGGTATGTTTTCCTTAAACCGCCTGTATGGAGAGTCCATTTTACCAGGCGGACATGATTATACGTTCTGGGGCAGGGGCGTAAGCCAGGGCCATTCCGATGCGATCCGCAGGATAGAAGGTGTCCGGGATGCCAGACAGTATACCATTCCGGTTGAAGGAGCCCTTGAAGCAGTCCGGAGCGGGAAAAACCCAGAATTGTCCACCAGAGAGAAGCACACCCGCGAGTGTTTTGTAGTGGCGGAAGATAACGCAGATTTAGACCGGATCAGGGAAGAAATCGTAACAATGCCAAATTATTTTGCAGATTATGATACTACGGTTCATTTTATCAGCGAAGAGGACCTTATTAGGGACCACGGGGGAATTCCCCATGGAGGGTTTGTTATAAGTACCGGAAAGACAGGCTGGGAGGATGAGAACAGACATGTGATCGAATACAGCCTAAAGCTGGATTCCAATCCGGAATTTACGGCTTCCGTACTGACGGCTTATGCAAGAGCCGCTTATCGTTTGAATCAAGAAGGCCAGAGCGGATGTAAAACCGTGCTTGATATTGCTCCGGCATATTTAAGTGCTTTCAGCGGAAAAGAGTTGAGAGGACGTCTGTTATAA
- the spoVG gene encoding septation regulator SpoVG codes for MQITDVRVRRIEKEGKMKAIVSITLDNEFVIHDIKVIEGEKGLFIAMPSRKAADGEYRDIAHPINSDTRDMIQRVILDKYETTALEMPEVTAFA; via the coding sequence ATGCAGATTACAGACGTGAGGGTTAGACGTATCGAAAAAGAAGGAAAGATGAAAGCAATTGTATCGATTACTCTTGATAATGAATTTGTAATTCATGATATCAAGGTAATCGAAGGGGAGAAGGGGCTATTTATTGCTATGCCAAGCCGCAAGGCTGCTGATGGGGAATACCGGGATATTGCACATCCCATAAATTCCGACACCCGTGATATGATCCAGAGGGTCATTCTGGATAAGTATGAGACCACGGCATTAGAGATGCCGGAGGTGACGGCATTTGCTTAA
- the glgD gene encoding glucose-1-phosphate adenylyltransferase subunit GlgD: MRAIGIVLAGGNSKRMRELSNKRAISAMPIAGNYRSIDFALSNMTNSHIQNVAVLTQYNSRSLHLHLSSSKWWDFGRKQGGLFVFTPTITAESSDWYRGTADALFQNLTFLKNSHEPYVVIAAGDGIYKLDYGKVLEYHIEKKADITVVCTELPEGEDITRFGLVRTNEDGRITDFEEKPMVASSNIVSCGIYVIRRRQLIELIERCAMEDRYDFVSDILIRYRNLKRIYAYKMNTYWRNIASVESYYKTNMDFLKSEVRDYFFRQYPDVYSKIDDLPPAKYNPGASVKNSLISSGSIVNGVVENSVLFKKAYVGNNCVIKNSIILNDVYIGDNTVIENCIVESRDTIRANTTHIGTPDNIKIVLEKNERYTL; the protein is encoded by the coding sequence ATGAGAGCGATAGGAATTGTATTAGCAGGCGGAAACAGTAAGAGAATGCGGGAATTATCAAATAAAAGGGCGATCTCGGCCATGCCCATTGCAGGGAATTACCGCAGCATTGACTTTGCCCTCAGCAATATGACGAATTCCCATATTCAGAACGTAGCGGTTTTAACTCAGTATAATTCCAGATCGCTTCATCTGCATTTGAGCTCTTCCAAATGGTGGGATTTTGGAAGAAAGCAGGGGGGATTGTTTGTATTCACTCCAACCATAACCGCAGAAAGCAGTGACTGGTACCGGGGAACTGCAGATGCGCTTTTCCAGAACCTTACATTCTTAAAGAACAGCCATGAACCCTATGTGGTCATCGCAGCAGGTGACGGCATCTATAAGCTGGATTATGGTAAAGTTCTGGAATATCATATTGAGAAGAAGGCTGATATCACCGTCGTATGCACGGAACTTCCCGAGGGAGAGGATATCACACGATTCGGTCTGGTGAGAACCAATGAAGACGGAAGGATTACGGACTTTGAAGAAAAGCCTATGGTCGCATCTTCTAATATCGTATCCTGCGGTATTTATGTCATCCGCAGACGGCAGCTGATTGAGCTCATTGAGCGCTGTGCGATGGAAGACCGTTATGATTTTGTTAGCGATATTCTGATACGTTACCGGAACTTAAAGAGGATTTATGCTTATAAGATGAACACTTACTGGAGGAATATCGCTTCTGTTGAATCTTACTACAAGACCAACATGGATTTTCTGAAATCTGAAGTAAGGGATTATTTCTTCCGCCAGTACCCGGATGTTTATTCTAAAATAGATGATTTGCCTCCGGCGAAGTATAATCCTGGAGCCTCAGTTAAGAACAGTTTGATATCCAGCGGCAGCATTGTCAATGGTGTGGTCGAAAATTCTGTTCTGTTTAAAAAGGCGTATGTAGGCAATAACTGTGTCATTAAAAATTCTATCATTTTAAATGACGTTTACATAGGTGATAATACGGTTATTGAAAATTGTATCGTGGAAAGCCGGGATACAATCCGGGCGAATACCACTCATATTGGAACACCAGACAATATAAAAATTGTCTTAGAGAAAAACGAAAGATACACATTATAA
- a CDS encoding glucose-1-phosphate adenylyltransferase, with the protein MIKKEMIAMLLAGGQGSRLGVLTQKVAKPAVSFGGKYRIIDFPLSNCINSGVDTVGVLTQYQPLRLNTHIGIGIPWDLDRNVGGVTILPPYEKSKGSDWYTGTANAIYQNLEYMETYNPDYVLILSGDHIYKMDYEVMLEYHKANNADITIAAMPVPIEEASRFGILITDEGNRITEFEEKPVNPRSNLASMGIYIFSWKVLREALIKMSEVPGCDFGKHIIPYCFEAGDRVFAYEYNGYWKDVGTLSSYWEANMELIDIIPEFNLYEEYWKIYTKSDIIPPQYVSEDAVIDRSIIGEGSEICGEIHNSVIGAGVTIKKGAVVRDSIIMRECILGENVKIQKAIIAENVKIGANSELGFGEFAPSKYDPKVYQSDLVTVGENSTIPENVKVGKNTAIVGVTTAEDYADGELAGGDYIIKAGGIR; encoded by the coding sequence GTGATCAAGAAAGAAATGATTGCCATGCTTTTGGCAGGCGGGCAGGGAAGCCGGTTAGGCGTGTTAACGCAAAAAGTGGCCAAACCAGCAGTATCATTTGGCGGCAAGTACCGTATAATTGATTTCCCACTCAGTAACTGCATCAACTCAGGAGTAGATACAGTGGGAGTTCTGACTCAGTATCAGCCATTGCGCTTAAATACCCATATCGGGATCGGCATCCCATGGGATCTGGACCGGAACGTTGGCGGCGTCACGATCCTTCCTCCCTATGAAAAGAGCAAGGGCAGTGATTGGTATACTGGAACGGCAAATGCCATATATCAGAACCTCGAATATATGGAAACTTACAATCCGGACTATGTCCTCATATTGTCAGGGGACCATATCTATAAGATGGATTATGAGGTCATGCTGGAATACCATAAGGCGAATAATGCTGATATCACCATTGCTGCTATGCCGGTGCCGATTGAGGAAGCCAGCCGTTTTGGTATCCTTATAACCGATGAGGGCAACCGTATCACGGAGTTTGAGGAAAAACCGGTAAATCCAAGAAGCAACCTGGCATCCATGGGTATCTACATATTCAGCTGGAAAGTATTAAGAGAGGCACTTATCAAGATGTCTGAAGTACCGGGCTGTGATTTTGGCAAACATATCATTCCATACTGCTTCGAGGCAGGGGACCGGGTATTTGCCTACGAATACAATGGTTATTGGAAGGATGTGGGAACCTTAAGCTCTTACTGGGAAGCCAACATGGAGCTGATTGATATCATTCCGGAATTTAACCTTTACGAGGAGTACTGGAAGATCTATACAAAGAGCGACATCATTCCGCCTCAATATGTGTCGGAAGATGCTGTTATAGACAGAAGCATCATCGGAGAAGGGTCAGAAATCTGCGGAGAAATCCACAATTCCGTTATAGGTGCAGGTGTTACCATTAAAAAGGGAGCTGTGGTCAGGGATTCCATTATCATGAGGGAATGCATACTGGGAGAGAATGTTAAGATCCAGAAGGCCATAATCGCTGAAAATGTAAAGATAGGAGCGAACTCTGAGCTGGGTTTCGGGGAATTTGCCCCCAGCAAATATGATCCCAAGGTCTATCAGTCCGATCTGGTAACAGTCGGTGAGAATTCAACCATACCGGAAAATGTGAAGGTAGGTAAGAATACAGCAATTGTCGGTGTAACAACAGCAGAGGATTATGCTGACGGTGAGCTGGCTGGCGGAGACTACATCATAAAGGCAGGTGGCATACGATGA